The following is a genomic window from Amycolatopsis sp. BJA-103.
CGTCCTCGTGCACGCCGGGGAGGCCATCGCGGTGCTGGGAGGCGATTCCCGATGAACGGCGACGGTCCCGCCACCGAGGTCCAAGCCCTCTACCCGTTCCTGTACGCGGACTCGTCCGATGTGGACTCCCTGCTCGAACAGGTCCGGAGATCCACTGTGGACAAGGCCCGGGAGATCACCGAGTTGCGCGCGTCGGTGTTCGCGAGGGACGGGCAGCGGCTTCTCGAATGCGCGCGAGCGATGACCGGCGCCTTCGCCGTCGGCGGCAGGCTGCTGACCTTCGGCAACGGGGGCAGTTCGACCGACGCGCAGGACCTCGCCAGTCTCTTCTTGAATCCGGCCGGGGACTCGCCACCGCTGCCCGCGTTCGGGCTGACCAACGACATCGCGGTGATCACCGCGCTCAGCAACGACATCGGTTTCGACGTGGTGTTCGCCCGGCAGATCGCCGCCTTCGGCAGGG
Proteins encoded in this region:
- a CDS encoding D-sedoheptulose-7-phosphate isomerase; translation: MNGDGPATEVQALYPFLYADSSDVDSLLEQVRRSTVDKAREITELRASVFARDGQRLLECARAMTGAFAVGGRLLTFGNGGSSTDAQDLASLFLNPAGDSPPLPAFGLTNDIAVITALSNDIGFDVVFARQIAAFGRAGDIAVGLSTSGNSANLLRAFDEASRLGLLTVGIAGYDGGKMAELDSVDHLFVVPSPSVHRVQEAQTTLYHVLWELTVAGLRDTP